Proteins from one Mycobacterium sp. EPa45 genomic window:
- a CDS encoding GNAT family N-acetyltransferase, which translates to MTSLPPTGSRVSIRYRLPAGTTPPMTDVIGELLAHEPMIVVRTKSDGLVEIPPSEVVAVRELSAVPVRTSQIRALEHAAALAWPGTEQHWHDGWLLRAAGGYTSRANSAVPLDFSSTVAALPAIVDWYAQRNLAPWLALPERLLPIRADGIKHTRVMVTDVAGGEPDPAVSFLDRPDPVWLACYERDVPAEVLTAVVDGEVVFASIPDAAVGRGAVTSAPDGTRWLGISAVHVNAEHRRRGHARRLCMALLGWGAQHGATRAYVQVLTENAGAIMLYHSLGFRLHHHHRYVDARSLTA; encoded by the coding sequence ATGACCAGTCTGCCGCCGACCGGCAGCCGGGTGAGCATCCGCTACCGCCTGCCGGCGGGCACCACACCGCCGATGACCGACGTGATCGGTGAGTTGCTGGCCCACGAACCCATGATCGTGGTGCGCACCAAGTCCGACGGCCTGGTGGAGATCCCGCCGTCCGAAGTCGTCGCAGTGCGCGAGCTCAGTGCGGTGCCGGTGCGGACCTCACAGATCCGGGCCCTCGAGCACGCGGCGGCGCTGGCCTGGCCGGGGACCGAACAGCACTGGCACGACGGTTGGTTGCTGCGGGCCGCGGGCGGCTACACCAGTCGGGCCAACTCGGCTGTGCCGCTGGACTTTTCATCGACCGTTGCGGCATTGCCTGCGATCGTCGACTGGTACGCGCAGCGAAACCTGGCACCGTGGCTCGCGCTGCCCGAACGGCTGCTGCCCATTCGGGCCGACGGCATCAAGCACACCCGGGTGATGGTCACCGACGTCGCCGGCGGCGAACCGGATCCTGCGGTGAGCTTCCTCGACCGGCCCGACCCGGTGTGGCTGGCCTGCTACGAGCGTGACGTGCCGGCCGAAGTGCTGACCGCGGTGGTCGACGGCGAGGTCGTGTTCGCCTCGATCCCCGACGCTGCGGTCGGGCGCGGCGCGGTGACCTCCGCACCGGACGGCACCCGTTGGCTTGGCATCTCGGCCGTGCACGTCAACGCCGAGCACCGCAGGCGTGGGCATGCCAGGCGGCTGTGCATGGCCTTGCTCGGCTGGGGCGCGCAGCACGGCGCGACCCGGGCTTATGTGCAGGTGCTGACCGAAAATGCCGGGGCCATCATGCTGTATCACTCGCTGGGCTTCCGACTGCATCATCACCACCGCTACGTCGATGCCCGCTCGTTGACCGCGTGA
- a CDS encoding LON peptidase substrate-binding domain-containing protein — protein MTAQPMFPLQAALLPGESLPLRIFEPRYSQLVLDCLEMTDPAFGVVLISRGREVGGGDVRSDVGTLARITEYADLGMGRYQLATVVGERIRVREWLDDDPYPRAVIDPWPDEPGPPVTHERIGGIVDQILALFERIVSARGGQLPPDALAVAPEVADDPSRHIYTLASRVPMGQADRYAVLAAPTLSERVDVLADAIETVSALVEFQISDE, from the coding sequence ATGACCGCCCAACCGATGTTCCCGCTGCAGGCGGCGCTGCTGCCCGGGGAATCGTTGCCGCTGAGGATCTTTGAGCCGCGATACTCGCAGCTGGTGCTCGACTGCCTGGAGATGACCGACCCGGCGTTCGGGGTGGTGCTGATCAGCCGCGGTCGCGAGGTCGGCGGCGGCGATGTCCGCAGCGATGTCGGGACACTGGCCCGCATCACCGAGTACGCCGACCTTGGCATGGGCCGCTACCAGCTGGCCACCGTTGTGGGCGAACGGATTCGGGTGCGCGAATGGCTCGACGACGACCCCTACCCGCGCGCCGTCATCGACCCCTGGCCCGACGAGCCTGGTCCGCCGGTGACGCATGAGCGGATCGGCGGGATCGTCGACCAGATTCTGGCATTGTTCGAGCGGATCGTCAGCGCACGGGGTGGGCAGCTGCCGCCCGATGCGCTCGCGGTCGCGCCGGAGGTCGCCGACGATCCGTCCCGGCACATCTACACGCTTGCCTCGCGGGTGCCGATGGGGCAGGCCGACCGCTACGCGGTATTGGCGGCGCCGACGCTGTCTGAGCGCGTCGACGTGCTGGCCGACGCGATCGAAACCGTCTCGGCTCTGGTCGAATTCCAGATTTCCGACGAGTAG
- a CDS encoding glutamate--cysteine ligase: MSSAPVKPPAEKPGRIDFAGSPRPTLGVEWEFALIDTATRDLSNEAAAVIADVGENPHIHKELLRNTIEVVTGVCDTVDEAMADLRGTLRGARDIVHERGMELFCAGTHPFASWSTQKLTDAPRYAELIKRTQWWGRQMLIWGVHVHIGVSSAHKVMPIISSLLNQYPHLLALSASSPFWAGDDTGYASNRAMMFQQLPTAGLPFQFQTWRQFERFVHDQKKTGIIDHINEVRWDIRPSPHLGTIEVRVFDGVSNLRELAALVALTHCLVVDLDRRLEAGEQLPVMPPWHVQENKWRAARYGLDAIIILDADSNERLVTEDLDDLLTRLQPVAESLHCADELAAVADIPQRGASYQRQHRVAEASGGDLRAVVDSLVGELDI; the protein is encoded by the coding sequence GTGTCGTCGGCACCGGTTAAACCGCCTGCGGAGAAGCCCGGCCGAATCGACTTCGCCGGTTCACCCCGGCCGACACTCGGCGTCGAGTGGGAGTTCGCGCTGATCGACACGGCCACCCGGGACCTCAGCAATGAGGCTGCCGCCGTGATCGCCGACGTCGGCGAGAACCCGCACATCCATAAAGAGCTGCTGCGCAACACCATTGAGGTCGTCACCGGCGTCTGTGACACCGTCGACGAGGCCATGGCCGATCTCAGGGGGACCCTGCGCGGCGCGCGCGACATCGTGCACGAACGGGGTATGGAGCTGTTCTGCGCGGGCACCCACCCGTTCGCCTCCTGGTCCACCCAGAAGCTGACCGATGCGCCGCGCTACGCCGAGCTGATCAAGCGGACGCAGTGGTGGGGACGGCAGATGCTGATCTGGGGTGTGCACGTGCACATCGGGGTGTCGTCGGCGCACAAGGTCATGCCGATCATCTCCTCGCTGCTCAACCAATATCCCCATCTGCTGGCGCTGTCGGCCTCCTCGCCGTTCTGGGCCGGCGATGACACCGGCTACGCCAGCAACCGGGCGATGATGTTCCAGCAGTTGCCGACCGCGGGTCTGCCGTTCCAGTTCCAGACCTGGCGGCAATTCGAGCGGTTCGTGCACGATCAGAAGAAGACCGGCATCATCGACCACATCAACGAGGTCCGTTGGGACATCAGGCCGTCACCGCATCTGGGCACCATCGAGGTCCGGGTGTTCGACGGCGTGTCCAACCTGCGGGAGCTCGCGGCCCTGGTGGCGCTGACGCACTGCCTGGTGGTCGACCTGGATCGTCGGCTGGAAGCGGGTGAGCAGCTGCCGGTGATGCCGCCCTGGCACGTGCAGGAGAACAAATGGCGCGCGGCCCGGTACGGCCTGGACGCCATCATCATCCTCGACGCGGACAGCAACGAACGGTTGGTCACCGAGGATCTCGACGACCTGTTGACCCGGCTGCAGCCGGTGGCCGAATCGCTGCACTGCGCGGACGAATTGGCCGCGGTGGCCGACATTCCGCAGCGCGGTGCCTCATACCAGCGCCAGCACCGGGTAGCCGAGGCGAGCGGCGGCGACCTGCGCGCGGTGGTTGACTCGTTGGTCGGGGAGCTGGACATCTAG
- a CDS encoding DUF3263 domain-containing protein, translating into MDGAMARAERSNDDADLPDGLTRREYDVLAFERQWWKYAGAKEEAIKELFSMSATRYYQVLNALVDRPEALAADPMLVKRLRRLRASRQKARAARRLGFEVP; encoded by the coding sequence ATGGACGGCGCCATGGCACGGGCCGAGCGGTCTAATGACGACGCTGACCTTCCCGATGGGTTGACTCGCCGCGAATACGACGTCCTCGCTTTCGAGCGACAGTGGTGGAAGTACGCCGGGGCCAAGGAAGAGGCCATCAAGGAGCTCTTCTCGATGTCGGCGACCCGCTACTACCAGGTGCTCAACGCCCTGGTCGACCGTCCCGAGGCGCTGGCCGCCGATCCGATGCTGGTCAAACGGCTGCGGCGGCTCCGGGCGAGCCGGCAGAAGGCACGCGCGGCCCGCCGACTCGGCTTCGAGGTCCCCTGA
- a CDS encoding peptide deformylase, giving the protein MAVRPIVILGDPVLHTPTQPVPVADDGSLPADLADLIKDMYDTMDAANGVGLAANQIGVGKRLFVYDCADERGKTSRRRGVVINPVLETSEIPETMPDPDNDDEGCLSVPGESFPRGRAKWARVTGLDADGNPVTLEGHDLFARMLQHETGHLDGFLYVDHLIGRHARAAKRTIKSNGWGVPGLSWTPGEVPDPFGH; this is encoded by the coding sequence ATGGCAGTGCGACCAATCGTGATCCTGGGTGATCCCGTCCTCCACACCCCGACCCAACCTGTGCCGGTCGCTGACGACGGTTCATTGCCCGCGGATCTGGCCGATCTGATCAAAGACATGTACGACACGATGGACGCGGCCAACGGAGTCGGACTGGCGGCCAACCAGATCGGCGTGGGCAAGCGGCTGTTCGTCTACGACTGCGCCGACGAGCGCGGCAAGACCTCGCGCCGCCGCGGCGTGGTCATCAACCCGGTGCTGGAAACCTCGGAGATCCCGGAGACGATGCCCGACCCCGACAACGACGACGAGGGTTGCCTGTCGGTGCCCGGCGAATCGTTTCCGCGCGGCCGCGCGAAGTGGGCCCGGGTCACCGGCCTGGACGCCGACGGCAATCCGGTCACGCTGGAAGGCCACGATCTGTTTGCCCGCATGCTGCAGCACGAGACCGGGCACCTCGACGGGTTTCTCTATGTGGACCACCTGATCGGCCGGCACGCCCGGGCGGCCAAGCGCACCATCAAATCGAATGGCTGGGGGGTGCCCGGCCTGTCGTGGACACCCGGTGAGGTGCCCGACCCGTTCGGTCACTGA
- a CDS encoding LytR C-terminal domain-containing protein: MNDRVPDSSGLPLRAMVMVLLFLGVIFLLVGFQAMGSGNDSSSDDTSTRTVTTTTSKTSAAPAAKAEVRVFNVGEGEGAASRIGDRLREAGWNVTETSNLQAPPLSATTVYYGTTDGEQAAAESVAKVLNAPVAPRIPEIAEQPPGVIVLVTG, from the coding sequence ATGAACGACCGCGTACCTGATTCCTCCGGGCTGCCGCTGCGCGCCATGGTGATGGTGCTGCTCTTCCTCGGCGTGATCTTCCTGCTGGTCGGTTTCCAGGCCATGGGCTCGGGCAACGACAGCAGCAGCGACGACACGTCGACGCGGACGGTCACCACCACGACGTCCAAGACATCCGCCGCACCGGCGGCCAAAGCCGAGGTGCGGGTGTTCAACGTCGGCGAAGGTGAAGGCGCCGCCAGCCGCATCGGTGACCGGCTGCGCGAGGCGGGCTGGAACGTCACCGAGACCAGCAACCTGCAGGCGCCGCCGCTGTCTGCCACGACGGTCTACTACGGCACGACCGACGGTGAGCAGGCCGCCGCCGAGTCGGTCGCCAAGGTGCTCAACGCGCCGGTGGCCCCGAGAATCCCGGAAATCGCCGAGCAGCCACCGGGCGTGATCGTTCTGGTGACCGGATAG
- a CDS encoding superoxide dismutase family protein — MVTTVSPLRTAAAVLFVAPVAVLSACSPNEPIASQPGTPPAVWTGSPAPAAAGEGTHAAGNGEGTHGAPQASASSADTLTAQIKTADGTQVAAATFEFQDGFATVTVQTTGTGKLAPGFHGLHLHSFAKCEANSVAPAGGAPGDFLSAGGHFQAGGHTGHPASGDLASLQVREDGSAMLVTTTNSFTKQDLMGGNGTAIIIHADADNFANIPPERYQQIQGGAPGPDEATMATGDAGKRVACGVVGTG; from the coding sequence ATGGTCACGACCGTCAGCCCGCTGAGAACTGCCGCCGCCGTCCTGTTCGTCGCTCCCGTCGCCGTGTTGAGCGCGTGCAGCCCGAACGAACCGATCGCCTCGCAGCCCGGTACACCGCCCGCGGTGTGGACCGGCTCCCCGGCGCCCGCCGCCGCTGGTGAAGGCACCCACGCCGCGGGCAACGGTGAAGGCACCCACGGCGCGCCCCAGGCGTCCGCGTCCAGCGCCGACACCCTGACCGCTCAGATCAAGACTGCCGACGGCACCCAGGTCGCCGCGGCGACCTTCGAGTTCCAGGACGGCTTCGCCACGGTCACCGTGCAGACCACCGGTACCGGCAAGCTGGCGCCGGGCTTCCACGGCCTGCACCTGCACTCGTTCGCCAAGTGTGAGGCCAACTCCGTCGCCCCGGCCGGCGGCGCTCCCGGTGACTTCCTGTCCGCGGGGGGCCACTTCCAGGCCGGCGGTCATACCGGGCATCCCGCGAGCGGCGACCTGGCCTCGCTGCAGGTACGCGAGGACGGCTCGGCGATGTTGGTGACCACGACCAACTCGTTCACCAAACAGGATCTGATGGGCGGCAACGGCACGGCGATCATCATCCACGCCGACGCCGACAACTTCGCCAACATCCCGCCGGAGCGCTACCAGCAGATCCAGGGCGGCGCGCCCGGTCCGGACGAAGCCACGATGGCCACCGGCGACGCCGGCAAGCGGGTGGCGTGCGGTGTCGTCGGCACCGGTTAA